TACGGGGCCCGCAAGGTCGTCCTCGGGGACATCAACGGGGATAACCTGGTCCGGGAAACGGACCGTCTCAACGCCGCCCACCCCGGCCGGGCGCTGGGCGTGCGCTGCAACGTGACGCGGGAAAAGGACGTCCGGGAGATGATCCGGCAGGCGGCCGAGTTCGGCGGCGGGCGCATCGATTTTCTCTTCAACAACGCCGGGGCCGGGTTCGGCGGATATTTCGACCGACTGACGGACGCGGACTGGGAGAAGGCCTTCGCCCTGAACTTCTACGGGGCCGTGTACGGCATCCGGGCCGTGCTGCCGGTGATGCGGGCGCAGGGCAGCGGGCACATCGTCGACGTCATCTCCGGCATCGCGTTTACCCCGATGGCATACCAGACCATGTACGCCGCCACCAAAGCCGCCCTGAACGCGCTCACCCTGGCCCTGCGCACCGAGTTGTGGGACGAGAACATCCGCCTGACCTCGGCCACGCCCGGCACCACGGTCACCGGAATCTGGGCCGCGGGCGGCACGGCGCCCCCGCCGGGCGCGCAGTCGGCCGGACAGTCCGCCCGGACCATCCTCGCCGGCGTGGCGAACAACGAGCGGCTGGTCCTGGGTGACGGGGACGACGTCAAAGGGGCGAGGGACTGCTTCAACCCCGACAGCGCGGCCAAAGTGGAGGACTATCTGCTGAACGTGGCACGCCAGCGCCGGAGCGGCGTCTGGACCGTGTGACCGGCTTGAAATCGACGGAGGAGGTCGACCCATGAAAAACGGCAGCTATTTTGTTCCGCGGGAGCAGTTGCACCCGTTCATGAACCCCGGCGCGATGAACAACGAGGAAGGCCTTTACCTCAGCTGGGTCACCGATCCGGCCGCGGCGCGGCGCGTGCTGCCGCCGCTGTTCGACCTGCCCGACCCCGAGCACCCCATCGCCATGGTGTACGTCGTCAACATCCGCGAGCCCACCTTCGCGCCGTGGTACATGGAGGGCGGCCTCTGTCTGCTCTGCCGCTACCGCGAACACGTGGGGGTCTATTTTTTGAACCTCCAGCTCAGCGGCCCGGGTGCGCCCATGGGCCTGTGCAGCGGGCGCGAGACCGCCGGCCTGCCCAAGAAACTGTGCGAGCGCATCGTCGTCGAGCGCAACGGCGACTGGGCCGGCGCCCTCATCGAGCGGAAAGGGCGGCGCCTCTTCTCGGTGGAGGTGGAGATGGGGCCCTACAACGACCCCGCCATGGAGCACATGTACCGGAACCACGGGCCCGGGTACCGGGACCGGGGCGCCTGCCTGCTGTTCCAGTACGAGTGCGGGGCGGCGCCGGATGGCCACGTGACCTTCCCCCGGATGCGCCTGGTGCACTACGACAGCGTCACCGACTACCAGAGCTGGGAGCCGGCCTGCATCAAGTCGCTGGAGATGGAGCCGTCCTTGGACGACCCGTGGGCGGAGATCCCGGTGTTGAAGCCCCTCGGGGCCGGGTACAGCGTCAATTCCAACTGGGTGGCGGGCATCCATACGCTGGCGGAGTTCACCGGCGACGAGGCGGACGGCCTGTTCTCGTACCTCTTTGCGGGGCGCTGGGACCGCTCCACCCTCGTCACGGGCCGCTGTCAGCGCTACGGGCAGTTCTAGGGAGGTTTTCACATGCAAGTCGATGACATCCGCAGGATCCTGGTGGTGGGCACGGGGACCATGGGCCAGAAAATCGCCCTCCAGTGCGCCCGCTTCGGCTACGAGGTGGTCGCGTACGATGCCGTTCGCCAATCCCTGGAAAACGCGAGGGTCCGGATTCCCGCCTTTGCCGAGGGCCTGGTGGCAGGGGGGAAGATGACCGCCGGGGCGGCCGAGGCCGCCCTTTCCCGGATCTGCTTCACGTCCTGCCCCGTCGATGGGGCCGATGCGGACCTCGTGAGCGAGTCGGTCTTCGAGGACCCGGAGATCAAGGCGAAAGTCTTTGCCCAGCTCAACGCGGTTTGCAAGCGGGAGACGGTTTTCACCACCAACACCTCGACCCTGTTGCCGTCCATGTACGCCGAGGCGACCGGCCGGCCGGAGCGGTTCGCCGCCTTTCATTTCCTGGGCGTGCTCGACCACTGCCTCGTGGACGTCATGCCCCACCCCGGGACGTCCCCCGAGATCATCCGGCTGCTGGCGGCTTTCGCGCGGCGGATCGGGCAGGTGCCGCTGGTCCTCGAACGGGAGTATCCCGGCTACGTGTCCAACGCCATCTGGGGCGCCATGAACGCCGCGGCCATCAAGATCGCCCTGGTGGACAAGGTCGCTTCCGTGGAGGACGTGGACCGGGCCGTCATGATCCACCTCGACATGCCTTGCGGTCCCTTCGGCCTGAATGACTACATCGGGCTGGACACCATCTGGCACGTGATGCAGACCAATGCACGGCTGTCGGGCGACTTGGGCGCCCAGGCGTTCGCCGACGAATTCAAGCGGGATTACATCGACAAGGGCCGACTGGGCGTCAAATCGGGGCGGGGCTTCTACACCTACCCGGACCCGGCCTATCTCCGCCCCGGATTCCTGAACGGCGAATTCGAGTGACCCGTCCGCCGGATTCGCCGAGGCAGACACATGAGCGGAACGAACCGGACACTCAACGTACGCCCTGATCCGGGCGAGGAAGCCGGCTTGGCCCTGGAAACGGTCATCCTGCTCATTTTCGGGGTGTTCATGCTCCTCTTCGGCATGCTCCTGTCCCGGTTCTTGGCGGGGGCCCTGCCCTACAGCCCGGACGGCGCCTACGGACTGTTCCTGGTGCTCACCGCCTTCCAGGTAATCACCCTGGGCAAGACCCCGTACGGCGACGTGCGCCGCTCAGGGTTCGCGGTGCTCGCCGGCATTGCCGCGGCGCTCCTGGGAATGGCTTCCTGCTTCGTCCCCGGTCGCCTGACCGATCCGGTCCGTCTTCTGGTGGGCATGGTGCTGACCACCGGGGGTCTTTCCCTTTTCCTGCAGCTGGCGCTCTCCCGGGAGAAAGCCCGCCGATGGCTGCGCCTGCCCGGGGTTCCGCGCCACCTGGCCGTCGGCTGCGGACTGGTCTACCTGCTGTCGGTGGTCCTGGGCCTGGTGACCCTGCGTCCCGGGTACGTCCCGGGTTACGGCGTCGCGGGGTTGCTCCTCGCCGACGGTTTCGGTCTGTTCTACCTCGCGTGGGCCATTCAGGCCGTCAGTCGGCTCAAACCGCCGAAAGGCCGGGAGGAACCGTCGGTCGCACCCGGCGAGCGGCGGCTGGCGGGTCGGTCCCGGCTGCTCCGCGAAGCGTCGCTGTCCCCGGCCACGGCCACACTGATCCTGCTGGCGGTTCTCCTCTCTTTCCTCGGGTTGGTGCTCCTCCCGGTCAACCTCGGGCTGCTGAACTTTTCACCGGACGGCCTCCAGGGGCTCCTGCTGGTAATTTTCGCCATCCAGATGCTGTCCCTGGGCGAAACCCCCGTCGGCCGGTTCCGGCGGTCATGGGCGCTGGTGGTTTTCGGAGTCATGTTCGTGGGGTTGGGGGCGTTCTCGTGCCTGGTTCCGGGGGTCCTGACCCACCATCTCCGCGTCCTCCTTGCCCTGCTCAACCTCGCCGCGGGATCGGTGTTCTTCGCCCGGCGCTTCGTTCAGCAGAGGCGCGATCGGCAGCGAGTGCGGGCCGAGGCCGTTTCGCCCATCCTGGTGAAACTGCGGGGTACCCAGGCGGTGCTCAACGGCACGGTCATCGCCTTCGGTATCACCATGCTGGTGCCAGGCC
The genomic region above belongs to Acidobacteriota bacterium and contains:
- a CDS encoding SDR family oxidoreductase, with product MSETSEYYRDKVAVVTGGASGVGLALAETMLAYGARKVVLGDINGDNLVRETDRLNAAHPGRALGVRCNVTREKDVREMIRQAAEFGGGRIDFLFNNAGAGFGGYFDRLTDADWEKAFALNFYGAVYGIRAVLPVMRAQGSGHIVDVISGIAFTPMAYQTMYAATKAALNALTLALRTELWDENIRLTSATPGTTVTGIWAAGGTAPPPGAQSAGQSARTILAGVANNERLVLGDGDDVKGARDCFNPDSAAKVEDYLLNVARQRRSGVWTV
- a CDS encoding acetoacetate decarboxylase family protein, translated to MKNGSYFVPREQLHPFMNPGAMNNEEGLYLSWVTDPAAARRVLPPLFDLPDPEHPIAMVYVVNIREPTFAPWYMEGGLCLLCRYREHVGVYFLNLQLSGPGAPMGLCSGRETAGLPKKLCERIVVERNGDWAGALIERKGRRLFSVEVEMGPYNDPAMEHMYRNHGPGYRDRGACLLFQYECGAAPDGHVTFPRMRLVHYDSVTDYQSWEPACIKSLEMEPSLDDPWAEIPVLKPLGAGYSVNSNWVAGIHTLAEFTGDEADGLFSYLFAGRWDRSTLVTGRCQRYGQF
- a CDS encoding 3-hydroxybutyryl-CoA dehydrogenase, with the translated sequence MQVDDIRRILVVGTGTMGQKIALQCARFGYEVVAYDAVRQSLENARVRIPAFAEGLVAGGKMTAGAAEAALSRICFTSCPVDGADADLVSESVFEDPEIKAKVFAQLNAVCKRETVFTTNTSTLLPSMYAEATGRPERFAAFHFLGVLDHCLVDVMPHPGTSPEIIRLLAAFARRIGQVPLVLEREYPGYVSNAIWGAMNAAAIKIALVDKVASVEDVDRAVMIHLDMPCGPFGLNDYIGLDTIWHVMQTNARLSGDLGAQAFADEFKRDYIDKGRLGVKSGRGFYTYPDPAYLRPGFLNGEFE